One segment of Stenotrophomonas sp. SAU14A_NAIMI4_8 DNA contains the following:
- the smrA gene encoding multidrug efflux ABC transporter SmrA, translated as MFRWFESLIPVFPPVDGRMPPQKVLPFYLHYLRPVWPVLLATLIAGLLLALVEVAMFDYLGRIVDMVAEQPGAGFFQRHANELGWMLFITVIARPILVGLHNLLVNQAIVPGLSNRSRWLMHNYVVRQSLSFFQNDFAGSVANRVMQTGTSLRESAVQMVDSLWYIVVYTGTALYLFAQADWRLMVPLILWLLAYAVILAYFVPRAKERAWIASEARSKAMGRIVDGYTNIPTLKLFAHGGREQAYVAESIQELAVKHRAQTRITTGMDLTIAIVNGFLIAGTCGLALWLWNGGHITVGAITLATGLVIRIHNMSGWIMWTINGIFEDIGTVQDGITTIAQPLTVQDRDDAVPLQVAHGGVHFQDIHFHYGKKGGVIAGLDLVVKPGEKIGLVGPSGAGKSTLVNILLRLYDLESGRILIDGQDIAHVTQESLRQQIGVVTQDTSLLHRSIRDNLLYGRPDASDEQLRAAVAKARAEAFIDTLVDGQGRRGYDAHVGERGVKLSGGQRQRIAIARVLLKDAPILVLDEATSALDSEVEAAIQDSLDELMGGKTVIAIAHRLSTIARMDRLVVMDQGRIVETGTHGELIAAGGLYARLWARQTGGFVAADQ; from the coding sequence ATGTTTCGTTGGTTTGAATCTCTGATTCCGGTGTTCCCGCCGGTCGATGGCCGCATGCCGCCGCAGAAGGTGCTGCCGTTCTACCTGCACTACCTGCGCCCGGTGTGGCCGGTGCTGCTGGCCACCCTCATCGCCGGCCTGCTGCTGGCGCTGGTGGAAGTGGCGATGTTCGATTACCTGGGCCGCATCGTCGACATGGTCGCCGAACAGCCCGGTGCCGGCTTCTTCCAGCGCCACGCCAATGAACTGGGCTGGATGCTGTTCATCACGGTCATCGCCCGGCCGATCCTGGTGGGCCTGCACAACCTGCTGGTCAACCAGGCCATCGTGCCCGGCCTGAGCAACCGCTCGCGCTGGCTGATGCACAACTACGTGGTGCGGCAGAGCCTGAGTTTCTTCCAGAACGATTTCGCCGGCAGCGTGGCCAACCGGGTGATGCAGACCGGTACGTCGCTGCGCGAATCGGCGGTGCAGATGGTCGATTCGCTCTGGTACATCGTGGTCTACACCGGCACCGCGCTGTATCTGTTCGCGCAGGCGGACTGGCGGCTGATGGTGCCGCTGATCCTGTGGCTGCTGGCCTATGCGGTGATCCTGGCGTACTTCGTGCCACGCGCGAAGGAGCGTGCGTGGATCGCCTCGGAAGCGCGTTCCAAGGCGATGGGCCGCATCGTCGATGGCTATACCAATATTCCCACCCTGAAGCTGTTCGCCCACGGCGGCCGCGAGCAGGCCTACGTGGCCGAATCGATCCAGGAACTGGCGGTGAAGCATCGCGCACAGACGCGCATCACCACCGGCATGGACCTGACCATCGCCATCGTCAACGGCTTCCTGATTGCCGGCACCTGCGGCCTGGCGCTGTGGTTGTGGAACGGCGGGCACATCACCGTGGGCGCGATCACCCTGGCCACCGGCCTGGTCATCCGTATCCACAACATGTCCGGCTGGATCATGTGGACCATCAACGGCATCTTCGAAGACATCGGCACCGTGCAGGATGGCATCACCACCATCGCCCAGCCGCTGACCGTGCAGGACCGTGACGATGCGGTGCCGCTGCAGGTGGCCCATGGTGGCGTGCATTTCCAGGACATCCACTTCCATTACGGCAAGAAGGGCGGGGTGATCGCCGGCCTGGACCTGGTGGTGAAGCCGGGCGAGAAGATCGGCCTGGTCGGTCCGTCCGGCGCCGGCAAGTCGACCCTGGTCAACATCCTGCTGCGCCTGTACGACCTGGAAAGCGGCCGCATCCTGATCGACGGGCAGGACATCGCCCACGTTACCCAGGAAAGCCTGCGCCAGCAGATCGGTGTGGTTACCCAGGACACCTCGCTGCTGCACCGTTCGATCCGCGACAACCTGTTGTACGGCCGTCCCGATGCCAGCGACGAGCAGCTGCGCGCCGCCGTGGCCAAGGCCCGTGCCGAGGCGTTCATCGACACGCTGGTGGACGGGCAGGGGCGCCGTGGCTATGACGCGCATGTCGGCGAGCGCGGGGTGAAGCTGTCCGGTGGCCAGCGCCAGCGCATCGCCATCGCCCGCGTGCTGCTGAAGGACGCACCGATCCTGGTGCTGGACGAAGCCACCTCGGCACTGGATTCGGAAGTGGAAGCGGCCATCCAGGACAGCCTGGACGAACTGATGGGTGGCAAGACGGTGATCGCCATCGCGCACCGCCTATCCACCATCGCGCGCATGGACCGGCTGGTGGTGATGGACCAGGGCCGCATCGTCGAAACCGGTACGCATGGCGAGCTGATTGCCGCCGGTGGCCTGTACGCGCGGCTATGGGCGCGGCAGACCGGTGGGTTTGTTGCGGCCGATCAATAA
- a CDS encoding DUF885 domain-containing protein, translated as MRPHLLALALVAALAGCQPADAPTNASTPAAGQQAADQAADAAFADLSKRALDTWMQLSPVSATQIGDHRYDSDIDDLSAAGQQKTVAAYKALLGELDKIEVAKLGRENQVDAAILRNQLQSEIWNAEVLQSGKWDPQMYNGLAGSAIYGLMAREFAPLPERLKSATARMEKLPAIFAQARENLDPARVPKIHAETVAKQNKGILSIVDTFITPHIGELPQADQQRLQAAIDGLKKAVDEQQTWLDKTLVPNAKGDFRIGAEKYDQKLKFALNSSLSRQEIGERARAELKRVREDMYGIAQTVLKDKPGAPEMPAQPTDEQQQKAIEAALELAYADKPARDKVVDDAKAALEQSTAFVREHDLMTLPDAPVDIILMPEFQRGVAVAYCDSPGPLDKNLKTFYAVSPIPDDWNDKQVDSFLREYNSRMIHLLSIHEGTPGHYLEGWHSAKFPSTLRAVLRSGLFAEGWAVYTERMMQEQGYLNNDPLFHLVQLKFYLRTISNAILDQGVHVDNWDREKAMHLMTHDAFQQESEASGKWVRAQLTSAQLPTYFVGAQEHFDTRKAMQDKLGDKFNLKAYHDQMLSYGAPPVRFARQLMLDQPIE; from the coding sequence ATGCGCCCGCATCTTCTTGCCCTTGCTCTGGTTGCCGCCCTGGCCGGTTGCCAGCCGGCCGACGCCCCGACCAACGCCTCCACCCCGGCCGCCGGCCAGCAGGCCGCTGACCAGGCCGCCGATGCAGCCTTCGCCGATCTGTCCAAGCGCGCCCTGGATACCTGGATGCAGCTGTCGCCGGTCAGCGCCACCCAGATCGGCGACCACCGCTATGACAGCGATATCGACGACCTGAGCGCCGCCGGCCAGCAGAAGACAGTGGCCGCCTACAAGGCGCTGCTGGGCGAGCTGGACAAGATCGAAGTGGCCAAGCTGGGCCGCGAAAACCAGGTGGACGCGGCGATCCTGCGCAACCAGCTGCAGTCGGAAATCTGGAACGCCGAAGTGCTGCAGTCGGGCAAGTGGGACCCGCAGATGTACAACGGCCTGGCCGGCAGTGCGATCTACGGCCTGATGGCCCGCGAATTCGCCCCGCTGCCCGAGCGACTGAAGTCGGCCACCGCACGCATGGAAAAGCTGCCGGCGATCTTCGCCCAGGCGCGCGAGAACCTGGACCCGGCACGCGTGCCGAAGATCCACGCCGAGACGGTGGCCAAGCAGAACAAGGGCATCCTCAGCATCGTCGATACCTTCATCACCCCGCATATCGGTGAACTGCCGCAGGCCGACCAGCAGCGCCTGCAGGCGGCCATCGATGGCCTGAAGAAGGCCGTGGACGAGCAGCAGACCTGGCTGGACAAGACCCTGGTGCCCAATGCCAAGGGCGACTTCCGCATCGGTGCGGAAAAGTACGACCAGAAGCTGAAGTTCGCGCTGAATTCCTCGCTGTCGCGGCAGGAGATCGGCGAGCGCGCGCGTGCCGAACTCAAGCGCGTGCGTGAGGATATGTACGGCATCGCGCAGACCGTGCTGAAGGACAAGCCGGGCGCACCGGAGATGCCGGCCCAGCCGACCGACGAGCAGCAGCAGAAGGCGATCGAAGCGGCGCTGGAGCTGGCCTACGCCGACAAGCCGGCACGCGACAAGGTGGTGGACGATGCCAAGGCCGCGCTGGAGCAGTCCACCGCGTTCGTGCGCGAACACGATCTGATGACCCTGCCCGATGCACCGGTGGACATCATCCTGATGCCCGAATTCCAGCGCGGCGTGGCCGTGGCCTACTGCGATTCGCCGGGCCCGCTGGACAAGAACCTGAAGACCTTCTACGCGGTCTCGCCCATTCCCGACGACTGGAATGACAAGCAGGTCGATTCGTTCCTGCGCGAATACAACTCGCGCATGATCCACCTGCTGAGCATCCACGAAGGCACGCCGGGCCATTACCTGGAAGGCTGGCACTCGGCCAAGTTCCCCTCCACCCTGCGCGCCGTGCTGCGTTCGGGCCTGTTCGCCGAAGGCTGGGCGGTCTACACCGAGCGCATGATGCAGGAGCAGGGTTACCTCAACAACGACCCGCTGTTCCACCTGGTGCAGCTGAAGTTCTACCTGCGCACCATCTCCAACGCGATCCTGGACCAGGGCGTGCACGTGGACAACTGGGATCGCGAGAAGGCGATGCACCTGATGACCCACGACGCGTTCCAGCAGGAAAGCGAAGCCTCGGGCAAGTGGGTGCGCGCACAGCTGACCTCGGCGCAGCTGCCGACCTACTTTGTCGGTGCGCAGGAACACTTCGACACCCGCAAGGCGATGCAGGACAAGCTGGGCGACAAGTTCAACCTGAAGGCCTACCACGACCAGATGCTGTCCTACGGCGCACCGCCGGTGCGTTTCGCCCGCCAGCTGATGCTGGACCAGCCGATCGAGTGA
- a CDS encoding DUF4349 domain-containing protein encodes MAKGALLALALAGCAKNGEMAADAGGVAAAAVASPEGAFLAYEHDVQVQLPAEQIAPRIQQIAQACQSAKFGDCAVLQVNQRSGERPDGEVRVRIAPKGTEPLIALAGEGGNVQSRNTRAEDLAQQVADTALTKARLEKEHARLLSYQDRKDLKVEELLAVTARLSEIEAGVEQANKDSAQQRRRIDTQLVTVHFGTTSGQRSRSEIGEALSESGSILSTSVAFLIRAAAALLPVAIIALLCGWGIRTWWRRRRRKA; translated from the coding sequence ATGGCCAAGGGGGCGCTGCTGGCGCTGGCCCTGGCCGGCTGTGCAAAAAACGGTGAAATGGCCGCCGATGCCGGCGGTGTCGCCGCTGCCGCGGTCGCTTCACCGGAAGGCGCGTTCCTGGCCTACGAGCACGACGTGCAGGTGCAGCTGCCGGCCGAGCAGATCGCGCCGCGCATCCAGCAGATCGCGCAGGCTTGCCAGAGCGCGAAGTTCGGCGATTGCGCAGTCCTGCAGGTCAACCAGCGCAGCGGCGAGCGCCCCGATGGCGAGGTGCGCGTGCGCATTGCGCCCAAGGGCACCGAACCGCTGATCGCGCTGGCCGGCGAAGGTGGCAACGTGCAGTCGCGCAACACCCGTGCCGAAGACCTGGCCCAGCAGGTGGCCGATACCGCGCTGACCAAGGCGCGGCTGGAAAAGGAACACGCGCGCCTGCTGAGCTACCAGGACCGCAAGGACCTGAAGGTGGAAGAACTGCTGGCGGTCACCGCGCGGCTGTCTGAAATCGAGGCGGGCGTGGAGCAGGCCAACAAGGACAGTGCACAGCAGCGCCGACGCATCGACACGCAGCTGGTGACGGTGCACTTCGGCACGACCTCGGGCCAGCGCAGCCGCAGCGAGATCGGTGAAGCGCTGAGTGAATCGGGCAGCATCCTCAGCACCAGCGTGGCCTTCCTGATCCGCGCGGCCGCCGCGTTGCTGCCGGTGGCGATCATCGCGCTGCTGTGTGGCTGGGGCATCCGCACCTGGTGGCGCCGCCGCCGTCGCAAGGCCTGA
- a CDS encoding LysR substrate-binding domain-containing protein: MLLRPSLLPALAVFAVAARHQNFAQAAQELHLTASAVSHHVRRLEEVLETRLFLRHARGVRLTAEGRQLADAASAAFTDVAAVAHHLQPDADSVTLRVTTLRSLSYCWLLPRLPRFTQAHPQIRIELHTGSGLDRYDDSGPEVGIRYGLGQWPGLHAQHLMDDQLFPVASPALAGVETLDEPARIADLPLLSDLSPQGWRDWFRHAGVRPPSPLPPMHTFADSTDAMRAAVYGMGAVLARTHIAQPYLQRYEVVRLPGPAMKARYSYYVVHAEGQPPGPAARVFIDWLLAQAHDERTPIPALPDSLLGRTPTVG, from the coding sequence ATGCTGCTACGCCCTTCCCTGCTGCCTGCACTGGCCGTCTTCGCGGTGGCCGCACGCCACCAGAACTTCGCCCAGGCCGCGCAGGAACTGCACCTGACCGCCAGCGCGGTCAGTCACCACGTGCGCCGCCTGGAAGAGGTGCTGGAAACCCGCCTGTTCCTGCGCCATGCGCGCGGGGTGCGCCTGACCGCCGAGGGGCGCCAGCTGGCCGACGCCGCCAGCGCCGCGTTTACCGATGTGGCCGCGGTGGCCCACCATCTGCAGCCCGACGCCGACAGCGTGACCCTGCGGGTGACCACGCTGCGGTCGCTGTCGTACTGCTGGCTGCTGCCGCGCCTGCCGCGCTTCACCCAGGCCCATCCGCAGATCCGCATCGAACTGCACACCGGCAGCGGCCTGGACCGCTACGACGACAGCGGCCCGGAAGTCGGTATCCGCTACGGTCTGGGCCAATGGCCGGGACTGCACGCGCAGCACCTGATGGACGACCAGCTGTTCCCGGTGGCCTCACCGGCGCTGGCCGGGGTGGAAACGCTGGACGAGCCGGCACGCATCGCCGATCTGCCGCTGCTGAGCGATCTGTCACCACAGGGCTGGCGCGACTGGTTCCGTCACGCCGGGGTGCGCCCGCCCTCGCCGCTGCCGCCCATGCATACCTTCGCCGACAGCACCGATGCGATGCGCGCGGCGGTATATGGCATGGGCGCGGTGCTGGCACGCACCCACATCGCCCAGCCCTACCTGCAGCGCTACGAAGTGGTGCGCCTGCCGGGCCCTGCGATGAAGGCGCGCTACAGCTATTACGTGGTGCACGCCGAAGGGCAGCCTCCCGGCCCGGCGGCGCGCGTGTTCATCGACTGGCTGCTGGCGCAGGCACACGACGAGCGCACGCCCATTCCCGCACTGCCCGACAGCCTGCTGGGCCGCACACCGACCGTCGGCTGA